Genomic window (Cetobacterium somerae ATCC BAA-474):
TGTTTCCAAATTTTTAGATTGTGGCGATATTTCGCGAGGATATACTGCTTTTAAATGCAATCAATGCTCGCATATGCATATTGTTGGTTTTTCTTGTAAATCTAGATTTTGCTCTTCTTGTGGTAAAATCTATGCTGAAAATTGGGCACTTAATCTTAAAGAACAACTCTTTGATGTTCAACATATTCATGCTGTTTTTTCTTTACCTACTGGATTTTGTAGAGATTTCTTCTTTTCCCATCGGTTTAAACTTCAAGATCTTGCTAAAGCTGCTTATCAGTCTCTTAAATATGGTGTAATATTTCCTAAAACTGGTTTTTCTTAATACGTTGACTCAAATAACTATTCACCCGCACAACACCTGCGGTATTTTGTGGTATTCACAACTTTGAGCTTTCGCATTATTATACTATTTTTTTTGTCTTATCTCAAAGTTTTCAGTATTTTTTTGCCTAAATTTTTTCTATAATTTTTTGAAATTATTCTTAAAAATTGTAAAAACT
Coding sequences:
- a CDS encoding transposase zinc-binding domain-containing protein, whose amino-acid sequence is MNKNTKPLKYIFENHFHQTWNNIKHKFPKNLHSSIWNNVSKFLDCGDISRGYTAFKCNQCSHMHIVGFSCKSRFCSSCGKIYAENWALNLKEQLFDVQHIHAVFSLPTGFCRDFFFSHRFKLQDLAKAAYQSLKYGVIFPKTGFS